A single Populus nigra chromosome 13, ddPopNigr1.1, whole genome shotgun sequence DNA region contains:
- the LOC133670384 gene encoding actin-related protein 2/3 complex subunit 4 isoform X1 produces the protein MATSLRLYLTCIRNTLEASLCLQNFPCQEVERHNKPEVEMKTSPELLLNSILICRNEAEKCLIETSINSLRISLKVKQADELENILTKKFLRFLSMRAEAFQVLRRKPVQGYDISFLITNFHCEEMQKHKLIDFIVQFMEDIEKEISELKMSVNTRGRLVATEFLKQFI, from the exons ATG GCAACTTCATTGCGCTTGTATTTAACATGTATACGGAATACTTTAGAGGCATCCTTGTGCCTGCAG AACTTCCCTTGTCAAGAAGTTGAAAGGCATAACAAACcagaggtcgaaatgaa GACGAGCCCGGAACTTTTGCTAAATTCT ATTTTGATATGTAGAAATGAGGCTGAAAAGTGCTTAATAGAAACATCTATTAATTCATTGCGTATTAGCCTCAAG GTAAAGCAGGCAGATGAGCTTGAAAACATACTAACTAAaaaatttcttagatttttatcaATGAGGGCAGAAGCATTTCAAGTGTTGAGACGAAAGCCTGTACAG GGTTATGACATTAGCTTTCTAATCACAAACTTCCACTGTGAGGAGATGCAGAAACACAAACTCATCGATTTTATTGTGCAATTCATGGAA GATATTGAGAAGGAGATAAGTGAATTGAAAATGTCTGTGAACACACGAGGGAGGCTGGTTGCTACAGAGTTTCTGAagcaatttatttaa
- the LOC133670384 gene encoding actin-related protein 2/3 complex subunit 4 isoform X2, which translates to MATSLRLYLTCIRNTLEASLCLQNFPCQEVERHNKPEVEMKTSPELLLNSILICRNEAEKCLIETSINSLRISLKVKQADELENILTKKFLRFLSMRAEAFQVLRRKPVQDIEKEISELKMSVNTRGRLVATEFLKQFI; encoded by the exons ATG GCAACTTCATTGCGCTTGTATTTAACATGTATACGGAATACTTTAGAGGCATCCTTGTGCCTGCAG AACTTCCCTTGTCAAGAAGTTGAAAGGCATAACAAACcagaggtcgaaatgaa GACGAGCCCGGAACTTTTGCTAAATTCT ATTTTGATATGTAGAAATGAGGCTGAAAAGTGCTTAATAGAAACATCTATTAATTCATTGCGTATTAGCCTCAAG GTAAAGCAGGCAGATGAGCTTGAAAACATACTAACTAAaaaatttcttagatttttatcaATGAGGGCAGAAGCATTTCAAGTGTTGAGACGAAAGCCTGTACAG GATATTGAGAAGGAGATAAGTGAATTGAAAATGTCTGTGAACACACGAGGGAGGCTGGTTGCTACAGAGTTTCTGAagcaatttatttaa